A single region of the Cucumis melo cultivar AY chromosome 3, USDA_Cmelo_AY_1.0, whole genome shotgun sequence genome encodes:
- the LOC103485545 gene encoding uncharacterized protein LOC103485545 yields MRKLCPNFDREYGLDTVLEVPIPEEMFSSNNTKTHAISWQAMKSWVKSNDKSSHVTSITSLFGGRNAEIQLLLGVVGAPLIPLPITFDQQQPITRNNIKDNPIEASMAKYIVQQYVAAVGGEHALNCIESMYAMGKVKMAASEFWSGEGKAPVKGKNNGKGGGGGGGGGGGEIGGFVVWQKRPELWCLELMLGGSKISAGSDGKVAWRQTPWHHSHASRGPPRPLRRFLQGLDPKSTATLFSNSTCIGEKTINDEDCFILKLEAESSVLRARSSSSVEIIRHTVWGYFSQRTGLLVQLEDSHLLRIKPARSRNDNIFWETTMETLIQDYRTIDGVNIAHAGKTTVSLFRFGETAEGHSKTKMEECWEIEEVDFNIKGLSMDFFLPPSDLKKEEEGVGLITTSKGKFPSTIRCSGESRGFSSRVAAIDQSEDEESEGSNESDDEDEDF; encoded by the exons ATGAGGAAGCTTTGCCCTAATTTTGATCGGGAATATGGTCTCGACACTGTCCTCGAAGTCCCCATTCCTGAAGAGATGTTTTCTTCCAACAACACCAAAACTCACGCCATTTCATGGCAAGCCATGAAATCTTGGGTTAAATCAAATGACAAATCATCACATGTTACTTCAATCACGTCGTTATTTGGAGGACGAAACGCTGAGATCCAACTATTACTAGGTGTTGTGGGAGCTCCATTAATTCCACTTCCCATCACTTTTGATCAACAACAACCCATTACTCGTAACAACATCAAAGACAACCCAATT GAGGCGTCAATGGCGAAGTATATAGTGCAACAATATGTGGCGGCGGTGGGAGGAGAACATGCGTTGAATTGTATCGAGAGTATGTATGCGATGGGAAAAGTGAAGATGGCGGCGTCGGAGTTTTGGTCCGGTGAAGGGAAGGCACCGGTGAAGGGGAAGAATAATGGAAaaggtggtggtggtggtggtggcggcGGCGGTGGAGAGATTGGGGGATTTGTGGTTTGGCAAAAACGACCGGAGTTATGGTGTTTGGAATTGATGTTAGGGGGTAGTAAAATTAGTGCTGGGAGTGATGGGAAAGTTgcttggagacaaactccatgGCATCATTCACATGCTTCTCGTGGCCCTCCTCGCCCCTTGCGCCGATTCTTGCAG GGATTAGATCCAAAATCGACGGCAACTCTCTTCTCAAACTCAACCTGCATCGGCGAGAAAACGATCAACGACGAAGATTGCTTCATTCTAAAACTAGAAGCCGAATCTTCAGTTTTGAGAGCAAGAAGCAGTAGCAGCGTCGAAATAATCCGTCACACAGTTTGGGGATATTTCAGCCAAAGAACCGGCCTCTTGGTACAACTAGAAGATTCACATCTTCTCCGAATCAAACCCGCCAGATCTCGGAACGACAATATTTTCTGGGAAACGACAATGGAAACGCTAATTCAAGATTACAGAACGATCGACGGCGTCAACATTGCACACGCCGGAAAAACGACGGTGTCACTTTTCCGATTTGGGGAAACGGCGGAAGGGCATTCAAAAACGAAGATGGAAGAGTGTTGGGAGATTGAAGAAGTGGATTTTAATATAAAGGGTTTGTCGATGGATTTCTTTTTGCCGCCGAGTGATttgaagaaagaggaagaaggagTTGGTTTGATTACGACGAGTAAGGGGAAGTTTCCATCGACGATTCGGTGTTCGGGTGAGTCAAGGGGTTTTTCGTCGAGAGTGGCGGCGATTGATCAGAGTGAAGATGAGGAATCGGAGGGGAGTAATGAGAGTGATGATGAAGACGAAGATTTTTGA
- the LOC103485546 gene encoding uncharacterized protein LOC103485546, translating into MTTVQASHVVAMEVEQHQQHPRTDSDEVRRCSVHSRADILEEEGVAVAVAAAAEKRRGSSVSECSVEMDLECGLAEIKVHLAKIERDCRICHLSLDASNHESGIPIELGCSCKDDLAAAHKHCAEAWFKIKGDM; encoded by the coding sequence ATGACGACCGTCCAAGCTTCCCACGTTGTCGCAATGGAGGTAGAACAACACCAACAACACCCTCGCACTGACTCCGATGAAGTGCGGCGGTGTTCGGTCCACTCCAGGGCTGACATTCTGGAGGAAGAGGGGGTGGCGGTGGcggtggcggcggcggcggagaaAAGAAGGGGATCCTCTGTGTCGGAGTGCTCTGTTGAGATGGATCTCGAATGTGGGTTGGCTGAGATTAAGGTACATTTGGCGAAAATCGAGAGGGATTGCAGGATTTGCCATCTGAGTTTGGATGCTTCTAATCATGAATCTGGAATTCCTATTGAGTTGGGTTGTTCTTGTAAAGATGATTTGGCTGCTGCTCATAAGCACTGTGCTGAGGCTTGGTTCAAGATTAAGGGCGACAtgtaa